In Cyanobacteria bacterium GSL.Bin1, the sequence GGATCGAGTTTAGACTCACAGAATATGCAATTCAGCAATGGCTAGAAGACGGTTTTCAGGAAATCAGCACCAATTTTTACCGGGGAATACTTGACTCTGCTTCTGGGCCAGAGACGATGCAGTCATTGCCTCAATACGTGCGCGATCGGTGCTGGCAGCTTTTACAACTAGGTCTTAAAGACAACTTAATTTCTCTTCGAGATCCAACCCAGACCTGGAAAATCGTTTCCTTATCCCATCAAAATCTCTTGCTAGGAGATGATTGGCAACTCCTTTATCATCTAATTGCGACTCGGGATGGCTTGGAACAATTGTCTTCTTCTCAGCAAAAGGAAAAGCTTGCTCATTACCTCAGTCGAGCTTTTCTGGAGTTTCATTGCCACTGCCAACTGTTTAACCGTCAACAACCTAATTTTCATCAAATTGCAGTGATTCGCTTTTCTGCAATTGCCATCACCGAAAGACTTCTCTTTCAGCTGGGTTATTAACTAGTCTTCCTTTAATTGTAAAGTATTTTTTTCAGCAACTGCCAACTGTTGTTCTAAATCTTGAGTCGAAGAAAGTAAGTCACTTAATCCCTGAATTAAATCTTCTAAATCTTGGCGCAATTCAGGATTGCCAGTCAATTGGTCAAGGTCAGAGGTGATTTTTTGAGTATTTTCAAAGGTGGCTCGAGCTGAGTCCAAAGTTTGTTGCAGCAAGACTAAGTTTTCTTTACTATTCAACGTTTTTGAGGCCTGTTTGATATTTTCAGACGCCTCTGCTGCATTAGCCGTTAAAGTCTCTAAATTATTCACCATTTCTTGGACATCGGCCTCTTCTAAATCCCGATTAAACTTGACTAAAGTCGGGTTAAGGATCTGTACTAACCGATTTAACTCCCGACTCGTTTCGCTAATTTCTGACAGTGCAATGGTGACATTATCTTGATTAGTAATCACCAAACGGTTAACATTATTAATTAATTCTTCCGTTTGCGCTGCCGTCACGGCTAATTGTTCTCCTGTTTCTTCTGTTGTTGCCGTTAAAACCTTTAATTGTTCAGTGACAATTCCTGAAATTTGAGTTAACTGTTCACTCACTTCTGCAATCCCATCCGTAGCATTTTTAGCACTCCTGGTCAGTGCCTTAATATTATTAAATAGTTCAGGGTCGCTAATTAAGTCAGCAGCTTGAGAGGTATTACGGATTAAGACATCAACACTAGCACCGACTTCCCCCTGAACTCTATCGTTTTCACAAACCACAATTTGGGAATTACAATTTTTACTCAGCGGGTTAATATTGGCTTGGTCAGAGGCTAATTGCACTTGGGGATAAATATCAATTGAAGTTTCCCCAATTAATCCAGATTGGTTGGCTTCGACTAATAAATTTTCTCTCGGAATACTCAGATCAACTCGATTAATTTGAATTTCAATATCAACCCCATTCGCATTCGGATTAATACTCACTACTTCACCAACATTCACACCGCGATAGCGGACAGGTGAACCAGCAATGACTCGATTCGCATCCCGAAAAGCAACGGTAATATTGTAACTGGTTTGTCCAAGTCTAAACCCTCTCAACCAAATAAAAAGGCCCCCAAATAAAATAAAACCTAAGAGAATCAGTAAACCGACAGAACCTTCTCGAATCGTACGCGATCGCATATTTATGTCCTTAGTTTAATTGCAATTAATTTAATCCCCAATGACACGAATGGGTCCCTCTACACTAGCACTAAAAAATTGTCGCACCATGGGATGATCTGTTGTATCAATCTCATTAACATTGCCCTGCCACTGGACTTTACCACCGTATAGAAAAACCACACGATCAGCAGTGCGGCGAATCGTACTATCTTGATGGCTCACCATAATATAGGTTCCGCATCCAGTATTAGTATCTTGCAATTGACGGACTAAGTCTTCAATCACTGTTGAAGCAATCGGATCCAATCCTGCTGTCGGTTCATCATATAAAATAGCAGCAGGGCAGCTATCAGGATCATCGGGATTCGACATAATCGCTCGGGCAAAACTCACTCGTTTTTTCATGCCTCCCGAAAGTTGTGCCGGTGAAAGATCGGCAGTTTCAGGTAAACCAACCATTTCTAGTTTTTCTTCCACTAATTTCCGAATTTTCTTCCGAGGTAAGCGTGAATTTTGATAAAGATAAAAACCAACATTTTCATCAACCGTTAGGGAATCAAAGAGGGCTGCGTGTTGAAAAACCATGCTAATATTCATGTCATCATCATGCTCTTCAATTAACCCGTTTCTCTCCTTGCCTTTCACATAAACTTTTCCTCGATCTGGGGCTAATAAAC encodes:
- a CDS encoding MCE family protein, with amino-acid sequence MRSRTIREGSVGLLILLGFILFGGLFIWLRGFRLGQTSYNITVAFRDANRVIAGSPVRYRGVNVGEVVSINPNANGVDIEIQINRVDLSIPRENLLVEANQSGLIGETSIDIYPQVQLASDQANINPLSKNCNSQIVVCENDRVQGEVGASVDVLIRNTSQAADLISDPELFNNIKALTRSAKNATDGIAEVSEQLTQISGIVTEQLKVLTATTEETGEQLAVTAAQTEELINNVNRLVITNQDNVTIALSEISETSRELNRLVQILNPTLVKFNRDLEEADVQEMVNNLETLTANAAEASENIKQASKTLNSKENLVLLQQTLDSARATFENTQKITSDLDQLTGNPELRQDLEDLIQGLSDLLSSTQDLEQQLAVAEKNTLQLKED
- a CDS encoding ATP-binding cassette domain-containing protein — protein: MSEIVATKENSLAIAPLIELKGITKTFGKNVILDQVDLAIYEGEALVIIGPSGTGKSTILRIIAGLLAPDRGKVYVKGKERNGLIEEHDDDMNISMVFQHAALFDSLTVDENVGFYLYQNSRLPRKKIRKLVEEKLEMVGLPETADLSPAQLSGGMKKRVSFARAIMSNPDDPDSCPAAILYDEPTAGLDPIASTVIEDLVRQLQDTNTGCGTYIMVSHQDSTIRRTADRVVFLYGGKVQWQGNVNEIDTTDHPMVRQFFSASVEGPIRVIGD